The Acinetobacter pittii genome contains a region encoding:
- the yddG gene encoding aromatic amino acid DMT transporter YddG: protein MSKNLATLIGLSAILMWASLVGLMKQVSAAIGPELGVTFIYSLSALLLLAIFKVPDFKQISKKYLIFGTILFVAYEVCFSFAIAYSQTARQAIEISIVNYLWPSLTVLAFVIFKELKFNFLIILGLMLSIFGIIFIQTGSGDFSLNSLVDNFHSNPLSYILAFAGAIIWAFYCVLTKKLSNGQNPIFIFFVGVALTLWFKLLVSGQFAIPSIDIPTVITLLVASAAMGFGYAAWNIGIIHGNITVLVVASYFTPIISSILAMFVLQTQLSMSFWQGTAMVTAGSFICWVSTNWSVIQPFFKKLRKGQKAL from the coding sequence ATGTCAAAAAATCTAGCAACATTGATTGGTTTAAGCGCCATTCTCATGTGGGCATCTCTGGTCGGCTTAATGAAACAAGTCAGTGCCGCCATTGGGCCTGAGCTAGGTGTTACCTTTATTTATTCTTTAAGTGCGCTACTGTTGCTTGCCATTTTCAAAGTTCCAGATTTTAAGCAGATCTCTAAAAAATACTTAATATTTGGCACAATTCTGTTCGTGGCTTATGAAGTGTGCTTCTCATTTGCAATTGCTTATTCTCAGACAGCACGGCAAGCAATTGAAATTAGTATTGTTAACTATCTGTGGCCGAGTTTAACGGTTTTAGCTTTTGTTATTTTTAAGGAATTAAAGTTTAATTTCCTTATTATTTTAGGTCTAATGCTTTCAATTTTCGGCATTATTTTTATTCAAACTGGAAGCGGTGATTTTAGTCTAAATAGTCTTGTCGATAATTTTCATAGCAACCCACTGAGCTATATTTTGGCATTTGCAGGCGCCATCATTTGGGCTTTTTACTGTGTACTCACTAAAAAATTAAGTAATGGGCAAAATCCAATTTTCATTTTCTTTGTTGGTGTCGCGCTCACGCTATGGTTCAAGCTGCTTGTATCGGGGCAATTCGCTATTCCGTCAATAGATATTCCAACCGTCATCACCCTTTTAGTAGCGTCTGCTGCCATGGGTTTTGGTTATGCCGCGTGGAATATTGGCATCATTCATGGAAACATTACCGTGCTTGTGGTGGCCTCTTATTTCACCCCGATCATTTCGTCTATTTTGGCGATGTTTGTTTTACAAACTCAACTTTCAATGAGCTTTTGGCAAGGAACAGCAATGGTGACGGCCGGTTCCTTTATTTGCTGGGTTTCAACCAACTGGTCTGTGATTCAGCCCTTCTTTAAAAAATTAAGAAAAGGCCAAAAAGCATTGTAG
- a CDS encoding reverse transcriptase/maturase family protein has translation MTKKVKTALVQVASLANLEEAWDHIWKNSKKQSKNSLDLNNISLNDFNHNKKQLLKKISKKLLDRSYGFSDLHPFLVPKSNGKYRLICVPTIEDRIVQRALLNVLNNYYHNQLDNGISYGFITKKTVKDAAKKACELRKKHNWVYKTDITAFFDNVDREKLKEKIKSLVKHRSLHPLLFSIINREVRITSNSQASRIKKLGIKRGHGVRQGMPLSPFFANLFLGTFDNEIKATGFSAVRYADDLIFFAKSKHECEQIDSFCRTSLKKLDLDIPLLGELNSKTVIYNPNETVEFLGLGLSKKKCNADYELILTNEQLHMIRTELLQLGSITQLLDSNIKLANLGIAIESRISGYKAAYSDCITNYTELENHMIDLHQKVLHRIYGVGGLNIDLSSLSSENRKFLGLT, from the coding sequence ATGACAAAAAAAGTAAAAACTGCATTAGTTCAGGTTGCAAGCCTTGCTAATCTTGAAGAAGCTTGGGATCATATTTGGAAAAATTCAAAAAAACAATCTAAAAACTCTTTGGATTTAAATAACATAAGCCTCAATGATTTTAATCATAATAAAAAACAACTATTAAAAAAAATTTCAAAAAAGTTGTTAGATAGATCTTATGGATTTAGTGATCTCCATCCGTTTTTAGTTCCTAAATCGAATGGTAAATATAGGTTAATTTGTGTACCAACTATTGAAGACCGTATAGTACAGCGAGCTTTACTAAATGTACTGAACAATTATTATCATAATCAACTTGATAATGGTATAAGCTATGGTTTTATTACTAAAAAAACAGTCAAAGATGCGGCGAAGAAAGCCTGTGAACTTCGCAAGAAGCATAATTGGGTTTATAAAACTGATATCACTGCATTCTTCGATAATGTAGACCGTGAAAAACTTAAGGAAAAGATTAAATCTTTAGTTAAACATCGTTCGCTACATCCATTATTATTTTCGATAATAAATCGTGAAGTACGTATCACTTCAAACTCTCAAGCATCAAGGATTAAAAAACTTGGAATTAAAAGAGGACATGGTGTCCGTCAAGGAATGCCTTTGTCTCCTTTTTTTGCAAATTTATTTTTAGGAACTTTTGATAATGAGATTAAAGCTACTGGTTTTAGTGCTGTAAGATATGCCGATGATTTAATTTTCTTTGCTAAGAGTAAGCATGAATGTGAACAAATTGACAGTTTTTGCCGTACATCTTTAAAAAAATTAGATTTAGATATTCCCCTACTTGGTGAATTAAATTCAAAGACAGTAATTTACAACCCAAACGAAACAGTTGAGTTTTTAGGATTAGGTTTAAGTAAGAAAAAATGTAATGCTGACTATGAGCTTATTTTGACAAATGAACAATTACACATGATCCGTACTGAATTACTACAATTAGGCTCAATCACACAATTACTGGATAGTAATATTAAGTTAGCTAATCTTGGGATTGCTATTGAATCACGTATATCTGGTTATAAAGCTGCATACTCAGATTGTATTACTAACTATACTGAGCTTGA
- a CDS encoding TetR/AcrR family transcriptional regulator yields MPNLEASFRALRVLHTAKDLFTQNGFNKVGVDRIIAEAKIPKATFYNIFHSKARLIEMCLTFQTDALKVKVLSIINSYSGLMVFDKIKQIYFLHANLEGFYRLPFKAIFEIEKCYATAYRVVVDYRNWFINELYKLLLTVKTTASIKDAHMFLFAIDGAMVQLLSANSVDERDKLLDYFLFMLSEHST; encoded by the coding sequence ATGCCAAATTTAGAAGCTTCATTTAGAGCACTACGAGTGCTGCACACAGCAAAAGATTTATTTACTCAAAATGGGTTTAACAAGGTCGGAGTTGACCGAATTATTGCTGAGGCCAAAATTCCCAAAGCGACTTTCTATAACATCTTTCATTCAAAAGCACGACTGATCGAGATGTGTTTAACCTTTCAAACGGATGCGCTCAAAGTAAAAGTCCTTTCAATTATCAATTCATACAGCGGACTTATGGTGTTCGATAAAATCAAGCAAATTTACTTTTTACATGCCAATTTAGAAGGATTTTACCGTTTACCATTTAAAGCAATTTTTGAAATTGAAAAGTGTTATGCAACGGCTTATCGAGTGGTTGTTGATTATAGAAACTGGTTTATAAATGAGCTTTATAAGCTGCTTCTTACTGTAAAAACTACCGCTTCAATAAAAGACGCCCACATGTTTCTATTTGCGATTGATGGAGCAATGGTTCAGTTGTTAAGTGCCAATAGCGTAGATGAACGGGATAAATTATTAGATTACTTTTTATTTATGCTATCTGAGCATTCAACTTAA
- the kefF gene encoding NAD(P)H-dependent oxidoreductase, translated as MALLILAHPYYAQSIANKTIVNELIKTYPDLEVRDIFQLYPDYKIDVSAEQEALLRHDTIILQYPMFWFNMPAILKLWFDEVFTYQFAYGSQGDKLKDKKVIISMTVGQKEADMVNVQENLIDSFLKAVQYSVQYTQMQLSGTYLLYDVSPLSGNSESKIQLKSVEHGHKVLKHLTEA; from the coding sequence ATGGCTTTACTTATTTTGGCCCATCCCTACTACGCTCAATCAATTGCAAATAAAACAATTGTGAATGAACTTATAAAAACCTATCCGGACCTTGAAGTGCGAGATATTTTCCAGCTTTATCCAGACTATAAAATTGACGTGAGTGCTGAACAAGAAGCGTTATTACGCCACGACACCATCATTCTGCAATATCCGATGTTCTGGTTTAATATGCCAGCAATCTTAAAGTTATGGTTTGATGAAGTCTTTACTTATCAGTTCGCTTATGGCTCTCAGGGCGACAAATTAAAAGACAAAAAAGTCATTATTAGTATGACGGTTGGGCAAAAAGAAGCTGATATGGTGAATGTCCAAGAAAATTTAATCGATAGCTTTTTAAAAGCGGTTCAATATTCAGTTCAATATACGCAAATGCAATTAAGTGGCACTTATTTGCTTTATGACGTATCACCTTTATCGGGTAATTCGGAGTCTAAAATTCAGTTAAAATCGGTTGAGCATGGCCATAAAGTATTAAAGCATTTAACTGAAGCATAA
- a CDS encoding 3-hydroxyacyl-CoA dehydrogenase NAD-binding domain-containing protein produces the protein MEVIKTVGVVGAGVIGASWTALFLYKGFKVNVYDPYPIDEAVFKKRISANLNDLLALDQNAEHSYSPQEVLLHLEIFNSLKDAVSDVDFIQENAPERLDVKQQLYQEITAYCPEHTIIASSSSGLKVSDFQKEAQHPERILLGHPFNPPHLLPLVEIVGGNLTDPQILKQASEFYKQLGKNPIVLNKEVKGHVANRLQATLWREAFSLVEQGVCSAEDVDVAITSGPGLRWALFGPYINMQLANQKGFKEAIHHLGPPMTEWWNDMHAFQHSDETTELLEAQTNQLLNQYKDVDLYQTRDKGLVDILKLRQQLKLD, from the coding sequence ATGGAAGTCATTAAAACGGTTGGTGTTGTTGGAGCTGGTGTAATAGGTGCGAGTTGGACGGCCTTATTTTTATATAAAGGATTTAAAGTTAATGTTTACGACCCGTATCCGATCGATGAAGCGGTCTTTAAAAAAAGAATATCTGCAAATTTAAATGATTTATTGGCTTTAGACCAAAACGCTGAACACAGTTATTCTCCGCAAGAGGTGCTGCTTCATCTGGAAATTTTTAATAGTTTAAAAGATGCAGTTTCAGACGTAGATTTTATTCAGGAAAATGCCCCTGAACGTCTCGATGTGAAACAACAGCTATATCAAGAAATCACGGCATATTGCCCTGAACATACCATTATTGCTTCAAGTTCATCGGGCTTAAAAGTGTCTGATTTTCAAAAAGAGGCGCAACATCCTGAACGTATTTTATTAGGTCATCCTTTTAATCCGCCTCATCTCTTACCTTTGGTCGAGATCGTTGGCGGTAATTTGACTGATCCTCAAATTTTAAAACAGGCTTCTGAGTTCTATAAACAGTTGGGCAAGAATCCAATTGTTTTAAATAAAGAAGTAAAAGGGCATGTCGCAAACCGTTTGCAGGCTACGTTATGGCGAGAAGCTTTTTCATTGGTTGAACAAGGTGTGTGTTCTGCCGAAGATGTTGATGTCGCGATTACCAGTGGGCCGGGTTTAAGATGGGCGTTATTTGGCCCTTACATTAATATGCAGCTTGCAAATCAAAAGGGATTTAAAGAGGCAATTCATCATTTAGGCCCACCAATGACAGAATGGTGGAATGATATGCACGCATTTCAACATTCAGACGAGACAACAGAGTTGTTGGAAGCACAAACCAACCAGCTTTTAAACCAATATAAAGATGTCGATTTATACCAAACCAGAGACAAAGGTCTGGTTGATATTTTAAAGCTCAGGCAGCAACTTAAACTAGATTAA
- the ybdR gene encoding zinc-dependent alcohol dehydrogenase produces the protein MRALTYHGTEDVRVETVADPIIQEPDDIILRVTATAICGSDLHLYRGKIPRTEQGDIFGHEFMGVVEEVGPAVTAVKKGDRVIVPFVIACGECFFCQLDLTAACETTNTGRGAIINKKQIPPGAALFGYSHLYGGVPGGQAEYVRVPKANKGPFKVPTSLSDEKVLFLTDILPTAWQAVTNAQVKHGSTVAIYGAGPVGLLSAACAKMLGAEKIFMVDHNDYRLNYAAATYGAIPVNFDEVDAAEFIIQHTDNYRGVDAVIDAIGFEAKGSVIETVLTNLKLEGSSGAALRQCIAAVRRGGVVSVPGVYAGPIHGFLFGDAFDKGLTFKMGQTHVHQYLPQLLELIERGDLSPETIITHRMKLEDAAEGYRIFNEREEDCRKVILLP, from the coding sequence ATGCGCGCTTTAACTTACCACGGTACAGAAGACGTTCGAGTAGAAACAGTAGCAGACCCTATTATTCAAGAACCAGATGACATTATTTTACGCGTGACTGCCACTGCGATATGTGGCTCTGATTTACATTTATATCGAGGAAAAATCCCTAGAACCGAACAAGGCGATATCTTTGGGCACGAATTTATGGGCGTGGTTGAAGAGGTCGGCCCAGCCGTCACCGCAGTAAAAAAGGGTGATCGAGTGATTGTTCCTTTTGTGATTGCTTGCGGCGAATGTTTCTTTTGTCAACTTGACCTAACCGCTGCCTGCGAAACCACCAATACAGGGCGCGGCGCAATTATTAATAAAAAGCAGATTCCACCAGGTGCAGCTTTGTTTGGCTATAGCCATCTTTACGGCGGTGTACCGGGCGGGCAAGCAGAATATGTTCGTGTACCAAAAGCCAATAAAGGCCCTTTTAAAGTGCCAACCTCATTGTCAGATGAAAAAGTACTTTTCTTGACCGATATTTTACCCACCGCTTGGCAAGCTGTGACCAATGCCCAGGTGAAACATGGCTCAACCGTTGCAATTTATGGTGCTGGTCCAGTCGGACTGTTAAGCGCTGCTTGTGCCAAGATGCTCGGTGCTGAAAAGATATTTATGGTCGATCACAATGACTATCGATTGAACTATGCAGCGGCAACATATGGTGCCATTCCAGTTAATTTTGATGAAGTCGATGCGGCCGAATTTATTATTCAACATACCGACAATTACCGCGGTGTTGATGCTGTGATTGATGCGATTGGTTTCGAGGCAAAGGGCAGTGTTATTGAAACAGTCCTGACCAATTTAAAGCTTGAAGGTTCAAGTGGTGCAGCACTGCGTCAATGCATTGCGGCAGTTCGCCGTGGTGGGGTGGTCAGCGTACCGGGTGTATATGCAGGCCCAATTCATGGTTTCTTATTTGGCGATGCTTTTGATAAAGGACTGACTTTTAAAATGGGGCAAACACATGTGCATCAATATTTGCCGCAACTCTTAGAACTGATTGAGCGTGGTGATTTGTCACCTGAAACCATCATTACCCACCGAATGAAATTAGAAGATGCCGCAGAGGGATACCGTATTTTTAATGAAAGAGAAGAGGACTGCCGTAAGGTGATTCTGCTTCCTTAA
- a CDS encoding SRPBCC family protein, with protein MLKTQKINIVQEFDAPVDKVFATLSEHENLSKLFAPAKVTRISDGKDARNGVGSARKMSIPLTPSFVETNLVYKENELIEYAITSGISPIKAHRGVMKFTDLGNNRSRLDYTISFKGRVPFIGPIIKAALQNGVSRGLKKLKF; from the coding sequence ATGTTAAAAACTCAAAAAATCAACATCGTACAAGAATTTGATGCACCCGTAGACAAGGTCTTCGCGACTTTAAGTGAGCATGAAAACCTAAGTAAACTTTTCGCTCCTGCTAAAGTGACTCGTATAAGCGACGGAAAAGACGCTCGTAATGGTGTTGGCTCTGCGCGCAAAATGTCTATTCCATTGACCCCTTCATTTGTAGAAACCAATTTAGTTTATAAAGAAAATGAACTGATCGAATATGCAATTACGAGCGGCATTAGCCCAATTAAAGCTCACCGTGGTGTAATGAAATTTACTGATTTGGGAAATAATCGTAGTCGTTTGGATTACACCATTAGCTTTAAAGGCCGCGTACCATTTATTGGCCCTATTATTAAAGCCGCTCTACAAAATGGTGTGAGTCGCGGGCTTAAAAAACTCAAGTTTTAA